Proteins from one Desulfonema limicola genomic window:
- a CDS encoding PTS sugar transporter subunit IIA encodes MIGIVIVTHGRLGDSLVETAEFILGSRIEAITAVSININEAPDELRGKIVRGIKTVSRKKGTLILTDMFGGTPSNLSYSFLEEGKVEVLSGVNLPILLKAVNSREKMELTKLSEILEIYGKKSISLASGILKGNKRN; translated from the coding sequence ATGATAGGTATAGTAATTGTAACACATGGCCGTTTAGGAGATTCACTTGTAGAAACTGCTGAATTTATTCTTGGTTCACGAATTGAGGCAATAACAGCAGTATCCATTAATATTAATGAAGCCCCAGATGAATTGAGAGGAAAGATTGTCAGGGGCATAAAAACAGTGAGCAGGAAAAAAGGTACATTAATTTTAACAGATATGTTTGGAGGAACACCTTCAAATTTAAGTTATTCATTTCTTGAAGAAGGAAAGGTAGAGGTTTTATCTGGTGTTAATCTTCCGATCCTGCTTAAAGCTGTAAACAGCAGGGAGAAGATGGAATTAACAAAGCTTTCAGAAATACTTGAAATATATGGTAAAAAAAGTATTTCACTGGCAAGCGGTATTTTAAAGGGAAATAAGCGGAATTAA
- the rimI gene encoding ribosomal protein S18-alanine N-acetyltransferase yields MIILPAQESDIDPILEIEKLSFARAWTKQLFIDELSCKTGLNYVAKSDNNQKGLITGYHFFRLIADEMHILKIAVSQQWRTCGIASQILKKSIELALKKGALSAFLEVRPSNTPALALYWKMGFKQIGKRPGYYPETGEHALVLMKNLKEVL; encoded by the coding sequence ATGATTATTCTGCCTGCACAGGAATCTGATATTGACCCTATTCTTGAGATAGAAAAGTTATCTTTTGCCAGGGCATGGACAAAACAATTATTTATAGATGAATTATCCTGTAAAACAGGGTTGAACTATGTTGCAAAATCAGATAATAATCAAAAAGGCTTAATTACCGGGTATCATTTTTTCCGTTTGATTGCTGATGAGATGCATATATTAAAGATTGCAGTTTCTCAACAATGGAGAACCTGCGGGATTGCCTCACAGATTCTTAAAAAAAGTATTGAGCTGGCTTTAAAAAAAGGTGCATTGTCAGCTTTTCTTGAGGTTCGGCCCTCAAATACTCCAGCATTAGCACTTTATTGGAAAATGGGTTTTAAACAAATAGGCAAAAGGCCCGGGTATTATCCTGAAACAGGAGAACATGCCCTGGTACTTATGAAAAACCTGAAGGAGGTATTATGA
- the gap gene encoding type I glyceraldehyde-3-phosphate dehydrogenase produces MSIKIGINGFGRIGRLVFRAAMKNPDIEVVAVNDLMDAATMAHLLTYDSVHGKFDMDVSVKDNSMDVGGKIVNITSIKEPSKLPWKELGVDIAAECTGLFRDSASASAHLEAGARKVIISAPAKDPDVTIVLGVNSSQYDPRSHHIISNASCTTNCLAPVAKVLLENFGIKSGLMTTIHAYTGDQRLLDFPHKDLRRARAAALSMIPTTTGAARAVALVLPELAGKLNGLAVRVPTPNVSIVDFVAVLEKDGVSAADVNNALKEASEGSLSGILGYSELPLVSSDFNGSSLSSIVDSLTTDSVGNMVKVLAWYDNESGYSHRMTDLAVMIGKQL; encoded by the coding sequence ATGAGCATTAAAATCGGTATTAACGGCTTTGGAAGAATTGGCCGCCTTGTTTTCAGGGCAGCCATGAAAAACCCTGACATAGAGGTTGTTGCAGTAAATGATTTGATGGATGCAGCAACAATGGCCCATTTACTAACCTATGATTCTGTTCACGGCAAATTTGACATGGATGTAAGTGTCAAAGATAATTCCATGGATGTAGGCGGAAAAATTGTAAATATTACATCAATTAAAGAACCTTCAAAACTGCCCTGGAAAGAACTTGGCGTTGATATTGCTGCTGAATGCACTGGATTATTCAGGGACTCAGCAAGTGCATCAGCACATCTTGAAGCAGGGGCAAGAAAGGTAATCATATCTGCTCCAGCCAAAGACCCTGATGTAACAATTGTTCTGGGTGTCAACTCAAGCCAGTATGATCCGCGCAGCCATCATATTATATCTAATGCTTCCTGTACTACCAACTGCCTTGCTCCTGTGGCTAAAGTCCTGCTTGAAAATTTTGGAATCAAAAGCGGACTCATGACCACAATACACGCATACACAGGGGATCAGCGGCTTCTTGATTTTCCCCACAAGGATCTCAGAAGAGCCAGGGCTGCTGCCTTGTCCATGATTCCCACAACAACAGGAGCTGCCCGGGCTGTTGCCCTTGTACTTCCTGAGCTTGCAGGCAAACTTAACGGGCTGGCAGTTCGTGTTCCTACTCCTAACGTGTCCATTGTTGATTTTGTAGCTGTGCTTGAAAAAGATGGTGTCAGTGCAGCAGATGTAAACAATGCTCTTAAAGAGGCTTCAGAAGGTTCTCTGTCCGGGATTTTAGGATATAGTGAGCTGCCTCTGGTTTCTTCAGATTTTAATGGTTCTTCCCTGTCTTCAATTGTAGATTCACTTACAACCGATTCTGTTGGAAATATGGTTAAGGTGCTTGCCTGGTATGATAATGAATCAGGTTATTCCCACAGGATGACAGACCTTGCTGTCATGATTGGAAAACAGCTTTAA
- the secG gene encoding preprotein translocase subunit SecG, with product MSVLLVTLHIVVCIALIMIVLLQTGKGADMGAAFGGGSSQTLFGSTGASTFLTKATTVAAVIFMLTSLGLAYVSSHKMSTSIMTDIETEAPKEKPVETETPAGTPDVSGSVQDQDKSVKEVSSQVINIPVSQADEPSTQMVEIPMPQETPAAGSPDSEKTDSEKSEKTDSEDAGTE from the coding sequence ATGTCAGTTTTATTAGTTACTTTACATATAGTAGTATGTATTGCTTTAATCATGATAGTTCTCCTGCAAACAGGAAAAGGTGCAGACATGGGAGCTGCATTTGGAGGCGGATCAAGCCAGACCCTGTTTGGCAGTACTGGAGCATCTACATTTTTGACTAAAGCAACAACTGTTGCGGCTGTTATTTTTATGCTGACCTCTCTGGGCCTTGCATATGTATCATCACATAAGATGAGTACATCTATTATGACAGATATTGAAACAGAGGCTCCAAAGGAAAAACCTGTTGAAACAGAAACTCCTGCTGGCACACCAGATGTTTCAGGCAGTGTTCAAGATCAGGATAAATCTGTAAAAGAAGTTTCTTCCCAGGTAATCAATATCCCGGTTTCCCAGGCAGATGAACCTTCTACACAAATGGTTGAAATTCCGATGCCTCAGGAAACGCCTGCAGCAGGCAGCCCCGATTCTGAAAAAACGGATTCTGAAAAATCTGAAAAAACAGATTCTGAAGATGCAGGAACAGAGTAA
- a CDS encoding AAA family ATPase → MSDFFLPAIRIRGYRPFRDVLFRFNRLEVIIGSNGSGKTSLFEFLKLLRNSCNIEIPHDFITGKQGQKVFHKPGEDKIFWNVQVDYKDTPLFYQGEIEEDKGLVKVAFERIITKKNIDKKNQGGFTFLDFRNGMGLVRDPDDGDFLRKEWNLGKNNQLGLGAVTDANLTMLYKLREYIQNWRFYNGSKFNTEKIRRPVYDTLTQFLDEDAGNLSSIIFKLMNEHSEAFEDLKSLIQFAIPGFKNLEARQTGINGEIFTFWQEEGVETELNFADLSDGILRFIAWSTLCVMPYPPSLICIDDPVQGLHPRTLPVLAGLFEKASERTQVLLATHASYFLTQFDMENIAILKKTSGGSVYTNVRHSPAILNHLQQIEDEELQQMHRADELEGMF, encoded by the coding sequence ATGAGTGATTTTTTTTTACCTGCAATCAGGATCAGAGGGTATCGCCCCTTTCGTGATGTCTTATTTCGATTTAATCGTCTTGAAGTAATTATTGGTTCAAACGGCTCAGGCAAAACAAGCTTGTTTGAATTCCTTAAATTATTAAGGAATTCTTGTAATATTGAAATTCCCCATGATTTTATAACAGGGAAACAGGGTCAGAAAGTATTTCATAAACCAGGAGAAGATAAAATTTTCTGGAATGTCCAGGTTGACTATAAAGATACCCCTCTTTTTTATCAGGGTGAAATTGAAGAAGACAAAGGGCTTGTCAAGGTTGCTTTTGAACGTATTATTACAAAAAAAAACATAGACAAAAAAAATCAAGGCGGTTTTACTTTCCTGGATTTTAGAAATGGCATGGGACTGGTCAGAGACCCTGATGACGGTGATTTTCTCAGGAAAGAATGGAACCTGGGAAAGAATAATCAACTAGGGCTGGGTGCAGTTACTGATGCAAATCTGACCATGCTCTATAAATTAAGGGAATATATTCAAAACTGGCGTTTTTACAATGGTTCTAAATTTAATACTGAAAAGATACGAAGGCCTGTTTATGATACCCTGACCCAGTTTTTAGATGAAGATGCAGGCAATCTCAGCTCTATTATTTTTAAATTAATGAACGAACATTCAGAAGCGTTTGAAGACTTGAAATCCCTTATTCAATTTGCAATCCCGGGGTTTAAGAATCTTGAAGCCAGGCAAACTGGAATAAACGGAGAAATATTTACCTTCTGGCAGGAAGAAGGTGTTGAAACAGAACTTAATTTTGCAGATCTTTCAGACGGAATTCTCCGGTTTATTGCATGGTCAACTTTGTGTGTTATGCCTTATCCTCCCTCTCTTATATGTATTGATGATCCTGTTCAAGGACTTCATCCCAGAACACTGCCGGTTTTGGCAGGATTGTTTGAAAAAGCATCAGAAAGAACCCAGGTTCTGCTTGCAACCCATGCTTCATATTTTCTTACACAATTTGATATGGAAAATATTGCAATTCTAAAAAAAACATCAGGCGGGAGTGTTTATACAAATGTCCGTCATTCACCGGCAATTTTAAATCATTTACAGCAGATAGAAGATGAAGAACTTCAGCAGATGCATCGGGCTGATGAACTGGAGGGAATGTTTTAA
- a CDS encoding CheR family methyltransferase: MEKFFKLILDELYKSRGIDLSGYRLELIEKRIGKHIKKLKTDPETCLNFLQKNPLECDRLIDSVLVNVSSFFRNPLVFEIIAQTLIPRIIEKKKHEKKREIRIWCAGCAAGEEAYSIAILIADALKNEDHSWWLPYIFATDISSESLKSAISGIYKRESLENTKLGIIDKYFITRENRYEVRPFIRKMVRFSRDDLTSDARFAPADSVFGSFDLILCRNVVIYFSMDLQKKVFKKLYTSLDKNSYLILGRADSPDSLTQSRLAAMDRTNRIFLKPEVPN; the protein is encoded by the coding sequence ATGGAAAAATTTTTCAAACTCATACTTGATGAATTATACAAGTCCAGGGGAATTGATCTCAGCGGATACCGTTTGGAACTTATAGAAAAGCGGATTGGCAAACACATAAAAAAATTAAAAACAGATCCTGAGACATGTTTAAATTTTCTTCAAAAAAATCCTTTAGAATGCGACCGCCTGATTGACAGTGTTTTGGTAAATGTCAGCTCGTTTTTCAGAAATCCCCTTGTTTTTGAGATCATTGCCCAGACCTTGATTCCCAGAATTATTGAGAAAAAAAAACATGAAAAAAAACGTGAAATACGCATATGGTGTGCAGGATGTGCAGCTGGTGAAGAAGCATATTCCATTGCCATCCTGATTGCAGATGCTTTAAAAAATGAAGACCATAGCTGGTGGCTGCCCTATATTTTTGCTACTGATATAAGTTCTGAATCTTTAAAATCTGCCATATCAGGAATTTATAAGCGCGAAAGTCTTGAAAATACAAAACTTGGAATTATTGATAAATATTTTATTACCAGAGAAAATAGATATGAAGTGCGGCCCTTTATTCGTAAAATGGTAAGATTTTCAAGGGATGATCTGACCTCTGATGCCAGATTTGCACCTGCTGACAGTGTATTTGGTTCATTTGATCTCATACTTTGCCGTAATGTAGTAATATATTTTTCCATGGATCTTCAAAAAAAAGTTTTTAAAAAATTATATACATCTTTAGATAAAAACAGCTATTTGATCCTTGGCAGGGCAGATTCTCCTGACTCCTTAACCCAGTCCAGGCTGGCTGCAATGGACAGGACAAACCGTATATTTTTGAAACCAGAGGTACCAAATTGA